The DNA sequence GTCGATTCCGCAGTACTCGCGGAAGGCATCGGCCACCGATTGGCGCCGCCAGGGACGGAAGGGATCGCAGATCGCATCGCCGCGGCGGAACTCCCGCGCTCCGGTCGCCTCTGCCACCGCCCGCAGCAGACCCTCGCAGTCGTCCATCAGGTCCGTATAGGCGGCCCCCGCCCGGTACCATTCGAGCATGACGAATTCAGGATGGTGCGTCGCGGAACGCTCCCCATTGCGGAAGCAGCGCGCCATCTGGAACAGGCGCGGCATCCCGGCCACCAGCAGCTTCTTCATGGCGAACTCGGGAGAGGTATGCAGCCAAAGCTCCGCCACATCGCCCGTGAAGGGCTCTTCCAGACGGGTGGAGAAGGCCTTGAGATGCGGCTCCAGACCCGGCGAGACCTGCAGGCAAGGGGTTTCGACTTCCAGGAAATCGCGCTCCTCGAAGAAGCGGCGGATCGCCGCGACCGCCCGGCCGCGCCGGATCAGATTGGCGCGCCGGGCGGCGAAGGCTTCCGGGTGCCACCAGCGCCGCATGCCGTCTCCCCCTTGACGGGGGACCGCCCCCCGTGCTGCACCATGGGACCATGACCGCATCGTTCCGGCAAGCCCCCTTCCCGGCCCGCATCGCTCCCGAATATCGGGCGCTGATGGGTGACGCCCCCAACGACCCCCTGGCCCGCCAAGTCGTCCCCTCGCCCGAGGAACTGGCACCGCAGCCGGAAGATCGCATCGATCCCATCGGCGATACCGCCCACTCGCCCTTGGAGGGCTTGGTCCACCGTCATCCCGACCGGGTCCTGCTCAAGCCCACGCTGGCCTGCCCGATTCACTGCCGATTCTGCTTCCGCCGCGACCAGGTGGGACGGGGCGGGACGCTCAAGCCGGCGGCCCTGGCCGCCGCGCTGGATTACATCCGCGTCC is a window from the Magnetospirillum sp. WYHS-4 genome containing:
- the epmA gene encoding EF-P lysine aminoacylase EpmA; translated protein: MRRWWHPEAFAARRANLIRRGRAVAAIRRFFEERDFLEVETPCLQVSPGLEPHLKAFSTRLEEPFTGDVAELWLHTSPEFAMKKLLVAGMPRLFQMARCFRNGERSATHHPEFVMLEWYRAGAAYTDLMDDCEGLLRAVAEATGAREFRRGDAICDPFRPWRRQSVADAFREYCGIDLLATARPAESPAPALLAAEARRLDIAPGATDTWEDLFFRIFLDRIEPHLGNGVPTLLYDYPISMAALSRPKPDDPRLAERFELYVAGLELANAFGELTDAAQQRCRFVADMDRKEGLYGVRYPIDEDFLAALAWGMPESAGIALGVDRLVMLACGAESLDEVLWAPVAG